In Thermomicrobiales bacterium, one DNA window encodes the following:
- a CDS encoding succinylglutamate desuccinylase/aspartoacylase family protein, protein MGQPASAVFPWSVVPEPGAGEKRTGYIRWRDDALRGWQWPYIAVRGHEPGPAVAITAAVHGGEYPGILGALRLARLLQPERVSGSLLILPVVNQSSFWARSAFLTPPDGKNQNRVFPGNALGTATEVLAWRLMEEVVGPADVLIDLHSGDVFETLAAHVVRYEMGDAETDALTQAMCDAFGLPFAITYPRPTRSGSLSANAALSGAATIVVEVGGNGLASDEDVQTVFQGLINALRVAGVLGGLVPETDVRWLQAGWQLIAPADALWRSAVTVGTPVTKGNVLGTLTDQLGEELAHPTAEVDGIALYTMSSLAVRDGDPLVYVAPPLDRERKGAGLTSVG, encoded by the coding sequence ATGGGGCAGCCCGCATCGGCGGTGTTTCCCTGGTCGGTGGTGCCCGAGCCGGGTGCCGGAGAGAAGCGCACAGGCTACATCCGCTGGCGCGATGACGCATTACGCGGCTGGCAGTGGCCATACATCGCCGTGCGCGGCCATGAGCCGGGCCCGGCGGTGGCGATCACGGCGGCGGTGCATGGCGGGGAATACCCAGGCATCCTCGGCGCGCTGCGGCTGGCCCGTCTGTTGCAACCCGAACGCGTCTCCGGGTCGCTGCTGATCCTGCCGGTCGTCAACCAGTCGTCCTTCTGGGCGCGCTCGGCGTTCCTCACCCCGCCCGACGGCAAGAACCAGAATCGCGTCTTCCCCGGCAACGCCCTCGGCACCGCCACCGAGGTGTTGGCCTGGCGGCTGATGGAGGAGGTCGTTGGCCCGGCCGACGTGCTGATTGATCTGCACAGTGGCGATGTCTTCGAGACGCTGGCTGCCCACGTCGTGCGCTACGAGATGGGCGATGCGGAGACCGATGCGCTGACGCAGGCGATGTGCGACGCGTTCGGGCTGCCGTTCGCAATCACCTATCCGCGACCGACTCGTTCGGGGAGCCTGTCGGCGAACGCCGCGCTATCCGGCGCTGCGACGATTGTGGTTGAGGTTGGCGGCAATGGGCTGGCGAGCGACGAAGATGTTCAGACGGTCTTTCAGGGGCTGATCAATGCGCTCCGCGTGGCCGGTGTGCTCGGCGGGCTGGTGCCTGAGACGGACGTGCGCTGGTTGCAGGCCGGCTGGCAGCTTATTGCGCCGGCCGATGCGCTCTGGCGTTCGGCGGTGACGGTCGGCACGCCGGTGACGAAGGGTAATGTGCTGGGCACGCTGACCGATCAGCTCGGGGAGGAGCTTGCTCATCCGACCGCCGAGGTCGACGGCATAGCGCTCTATACAATGAGCTCGCTGGCGGTGCGCGATGGTGATCCTCTCGTCTATGTCGCGCCGCCGCTCGATCGCGAGAGGAAGGGTGCCGGCCTGACCTCGGTTGGTTGA
- a CDS encoding VOC family protein translates to MTSSETKGIKTILHAVSDVDAAKTFYTALLGVAPAQDSPYYVGYDVAGEHVGLVPGGKEQGMPAPVAYWEVPDIEAKLAELTAAGATVQQPPREVGGGRVVATVSDADGNVVGVLQDR, encoded by the coding sequence GTGACCAGTTCCGAGACCAAGGGTATCAAGACTATTCTGCATGCCGTGAGCGATGTGGACGCGGCCAAAACGTTCTACACCGCGTTGCTCGGCGTTGCACCGGCGCAGGATAGCCCGTACTACGTTGGCTACGACGTAGCCGGAGAGCACGTCGGCCTCGTACCGGGCGGCAAGGAGCAGGGGATGCCCGCGCCGGTCGCCTATTGGGAAGTGCCGGACATCGAAGCCAAGCTGGCTGAGCTGACCGCCGCCGGCGCGACGGTTCAGCAGCCGCCCCGCGAGGTCGGTGGTGGCCGTGTCGTGGCAACCGTGTCAGACGCCGACGGCAATGTCGTCGGCGTGCTGCAGGACCGATGA
- a CDS encoding pyridoxamine 5'-phosphate oxidase family protein: MRPESRTHAQRRQDTEHRLAHDVDLWVATASPTGEPFLIPLSFDWDGASLLLATPADSPTGRNMAATGAVRLGLGDTRDVTMIDGSVAVIEIDALPTEQGDSFAKRTGFDPRTLTTRYCWFRITPQRIQAWRESNELSGRDLMRDGQWLV, encoded by the coding sequence ATGAGACCCGAATCGCGCACACACGCGCAGCGCCGCCAAGACACTGAGCATCGGCTCGCCCACGATGTCGACCTGTGGGTCGCGACCGCCTCCCCAACCGGAGAGCCGTTCCTGATCCCCCTGTCGTTCGATTGGGACGGCGCGTCGCTGCTGCTGGCCACGCCAGCCGACAGCCCGACTGGCCGCAACATGGCGGCGACCGGAGCGGTCCGGCTGGGCCTCGGCGACACCCGCGACGTCACGATGATCGACGGCTCCGTCGCCGTCATCGAGATCGACGCACTGCCGACGGAGCAGGGGGACAGCTTCGCCAAGCGCACCGGCTTCGATCCGCGCACATTGACCACCAGATACTGCTGGTTCCGCATCACGCCGCAGCGTATCCAGGCCTGGCGCGAGTCGAACGAGCTGTCCGGTCGCGACCTGATGCGCGATGGGCAGTGGTTGGTGTAA
- a CDS encoding sigma-70 family RNA polymerase sigma factor has translation MQDTDTRAAQFETHRPHLRAVATRLLGSPTEADDAVQEAWLRFDRADDTQIENLGGWLTTVVSRICLDHLRSRSSRGEEQVDAELLEVGDGDPGPEDSTILAESTAEALAVVLDALTPIERVVFVLHDVFAVPFEEIAAVVDRTPAAARQIASRARRRVRPAVDTPDPQALNAQRELVSAFFDAARNGRLETLLHLLAPDVVVRADAAAVALGTSPETVGARVVAEWFSGRAAAARLARVDGQWGAVWAPGGKLQVVFRFTLADDAIAGIELIGDPQAHAALDVDIERHQRRGRSSNTR, from the coding sequence GTGCAGGATACTGACACACGCGCAGCACAGTTTGAGACGCATCGCCCGCATCTCCGCGCGGTGGCGACACGATTGCTGGGGTCGCCGACCGAGGCGGATGACGCCGTTCAGGAGGCGTGGCTGCGGTTCGATCGGGCCGACGATACGCAGATCGAGAACCTGGGTGGCTGGCTGACGACGGTCGTCAGCCGCATCTGCCTCGATCATCTGCGGTCGCGCTCGTCGCGCGGCGAAGAGCAGGTCGATGCTGAGCTGCTGGAGGTTGGCGATGGTGACCCGGGCCCAGAGGATTCCACGATTCTGGCCGAGTCAACAGCCGAGGCCCTGGCAGTTGTGCTGGATGCACTGACGCCGATCGAGCGCGTGGTTTTCGTGCTGCACGATGTCTTTGCCGTGCCGTTTGAGGAGATAGCCGCGGTCGTCGATCGCACGCCGGCCGCTGCTCGCCAGATTGCGAGCCGGGCTCGACGACGCGTGCGTCCTGCTGTCGACACGCCAGATCCGCAAGCGCTGAATGCGCAGCGTGAGCTGGTGAGTGCGTTCTTCGATGCTGCGCGGAACGGTCGGTTGGAAACGCTGCTCCACCTGCTCGCGCCGGACGTGGTGGTTCGGGCGGACGCCGCAGCGGTTGCGCTGGGCACCAGCCCGGAGACGGTCGGCGCGCGCGTCGTCGCGGAGTGGTTCTCCGGTCGGGCGGCCGCGGCGCGTCTGGCACGCGTCGACGGCCAGTGGGGCGCAGTCTGGGCACCGGGCGGCAAGCTGCAGGTTGTCTTTCGCTTCACGCTAGCGGACGATGCGATCGCCGGGATTGAGCTGATCGGCGATCCGCAGGCACATGCGGCGCTCGACGTGGACATCGAGCGCCATCAGCGGCGCGGGCGATCGAGCAATACGCGCTGA
- a CDS encoding VOC family protein, with product MLIFDRLVLDVAYLDRAISFYTDMLDFELVTTADWHGHRTALVQLGALHLLLLEQPNSANPLNLPKSGPVMTLSDAHIDDRYAVLERAHVEILAPIAASPWGGRSFLLRDPDSYLIVIQEPAS from the coding sequence GTGCTGATCTTCGACCGGCTTGTGCTGGACGTCGCGTACCTCGATCGCGCCATATCCTTTTACACAGACATGCTCGACTTTGAGCTGGTGACGACGGCAGATTGGCACGGCCACCGGACGGCGCTCGTCCAGCTCGGCGCACTCCATCTGCTGCTGCTCGAACAGCCAAATAGCGCGAACCCCCTGAATCTGCCAAAGTCCGGCCCGGTGATGACGCTCTCAGACGCGCACATCGACGATCGCTACGCCGTGCTCGAAAGAGCCCACGTCGAGATCCTGGCCCCGATCGCCGCCTCCCCCTGGGGTGGCCGGTCGTTCCTGCTGCGTGACCCCGATAGCTACCTGATCGTGATTCAGGAACCAGCCAGCTAA